The Spirochaetota bacterium genome segment AAGGTCCTCCCCGGCGGGGCAGGAAGAAAAAATCAAAACCGCGAAATCTTCTTGAGCGCCTGAGGGATTATAAAGTCGGCATTCTTGGATTCGTTCGAGACTTTTCAATACCGTTCGATAACAACCAAGCCGAGAGGGATCTGAGAATGGTGAAGGTGCAACAGAAAATTTCAGGTTGCTTCAGAAGCATTGAGGGCGGTATGTTTTTCGCCCGGATACGAGGCTATATATCAACAGCGAAGAAACATAACGAAAATGTCCTCGATGCATTGCAGGGTCTCTTTGAAAACAGGCCTTTTATGCCTGCGTGTGCTGAATAGATACAAAAAATCTTTAAGCGGTGTGGGTGGATAATAGATCGAATGCGGAACCTGTGAATCATACCATTTATACCAGACTTTTCCCGTAAAGACATCCTCCCCCGTGCATTATTATTTTCCACGCCCGTCAGCTCGCCGCTCCTGTTGCGCGAGGATCAAATGGACGGATTTCCCACCACGGACGGACCGCCTGTCAGGTTCTGATGGCAATGCCATAAATATATATTTTAATAGTCAATTATATATTATATAATACTAAATTATATTTTTACATGCGCCTATTTATTCCAGGGGGTGCATTTTTTTGATTATGGCGGCTGCACCCTCCAAACCGGGGATCGACCTTGCATGGGGTCCATCCGGCATTTCCGGCGCGGAGTGCAGGCCTGCCGACAGCCCCGGCTGTGGTTTGCATATTAATGATTGGAAAATAAAGGCCGGGCCGTATATGCCGTATTCCGGTACACGGATACATGCGAAACAACGGAATGCAATCGACCGCGCTTCCCTCCGGACCGTTCGTCGAACGCCTGCGAGATACCCTGCGCGCCTTCAGGCACCGCAATTACCGGCTGTACTTCGCGGGCCAGGCCGTGTCGCTCACCGGGGCCTGGATGCAGCAAATCGCTGTGAGCTGGCTGGTCTACCGCCTCACCGGCTCGGCGCTGCTGCTTGGCGTGGTGAGCTTTTCGGGGCAGATTGCGCATCTTCTCGTTACGCCCTTCGCCGG includes the following:
- a CDS encoding transposase; translated protein: GPPRRGRKKKSKPRNLLERLRDYKVGILGFVRDFSIPFDNNQAERDLRMVKVQQKISGCFRSIEGGMFFARIRGYISTAKKHNENVLDALQGLFENRPFMPACAE